In one window of Thermodesulfobacteriota bacterium DNA:
- a CDS encoding HU family DNA-binding protein: protein MGKPLTKSQIADSISKKVGVTKKLASEMINTLAQLSYKEAKNSFTIPGIGKLVLVKRKARTGRNPQTGAAIKIPAKRVVKFRVAKACKDAVLGAK, encoded by the coding sequence ATGGGAAAGCCGTTAACCAAGTCTCAGATCGCTGATTCAATCTCCAAAAAAGTCGGTGTGACGAAGAAGCTCGCAAGCGAGATGATAAACACCCTCGCGCAGCTTTCCTACAAAGAGGCCAAGAACTCCTTCACCATACCCGGAATAGGCAAGCTCGTTCTCGTAAAGAGGAAGGCAAGGACCGGCAGGAACCCCCAGACCGGCGCCGCCATAAAGATACCGGCCAAGAGGGTCGTGAAGTTCAGGGTTGCGAAGGCCTGCAAGGACGCGGTGCTCGGCGCAAAGTAA
- the nrdR gene encoding transcriptional regulator NrdR, translating into MKCPFCGFLEDKVIDSRLSQDGSTTRRRRECLGCAKRFTTYERVEEALPLVAKKDGRREIFDRTKILNGIMKACEKRPVSLDDIEKAVARLETRFIDSGEREIPSSAIGEAVMEELKGLDEVAYVRFASVYRDFRDINEFMHELKDLLDVKKRT; encoded by the coding sequence ATGAAATGCCCATTTTGCGGTTTCCTTGAAGACAAGGTAATTGACTCGCGCCTTTCGCAGGACGGCAGCACCACGCGGAGGCGGAGGGAGTGCCTCGGCTGCGCAAAGAGGTTCACTACCTATGAAAGGGTCGAGGAGGCGCTCCCGCTCGTCGCGAAAAAAGACGGCAGGCGCGAGATATTCGACCGGACCAAGATACTGAACGGCATTATGAAGGCCTGCGAGAAGAGGCCCGTAAGCCTCGACGATATAGAGAAGGCGGTCGCCAGGCTTGAGACAAGGTTCATAGACTCAGGCGAAAGGGAGATACCGAGCTCGGCCATAGGCGAGGCCGTCATGGAGGAATTGAAGGGGTTGGACGAGGTCGCGTACGTGAGGTTCGCCTCTGTCTACAGGGACTTCAGGGACATAAACGAGTTCATGCACGAACTGAAGGACCTCCTTGACGTGAAGAAAAGGACCTGA
- a CDS encoding bifunctional 3,4-dihydroxy-2-butanone-4-phosphate synthase/GTP cyclohydrolase II encodes MSIKRIEEALKAIREGRMVILVDDEDRENEGDLCMAAEVITPEAVNFMARHARGLICVTLTEERADLLALPPMVDDNTSLFRTAFTVSVDARDGVTTGISASDRAKTILACVDDNAGPGDLVRPGHIFPLRAKNGGVLVRTGQTEGSVDLSRLAGLKPAGVICEIMNEDGTMARMKDLEAFAKEHGLMIVTIADIIEYRLKRDRLVTRAAEATVPTRHAGEWTAVVYTNDVDTHEHLALVKGDITPDEPVLVRVHSECLTGDVFGSERCDCGEQLKSAMKIIEKEGKGILLYMHQEGRGIGLVNKIKAYALQDKGLDTVEANEKLGFKADLRDYGLGAQILRDLGVAKMRILTNNPRKIKGLEGFGLEIVERVPIESVPHSRNVKYLRVKKDKLGHLISNLGAEAGEEAGTGAGAGPSEK; translated from the coding sequence ATGTCCATAAAGAGAATAGAAGAGGCTTTAAAGGCCATAAGGGAAGGCAGGATGGTCATCCTCGTCGACGACGAGGACAGGGAGAACGAGGGCGACCTCTGCATGGCCGCAGAGGTGATAACGCCGGAGGCCGTGAACTTCATGGCCAGGCACGCGCGCGGCCTCATATGCGTGACTCTCACCGAGGAGAGGGCCGACCTCCTCGCCCTCCCGCCAATGGTGGACGACAATACGTCCCTTTTCAGGACCGCCTTCACCGTTTCGGTGGATGCGCGGGACGGCGTCACCACAGGCATCTCAGCGTCCGACAGGGCGAAGACCATACTGGCCTGCGTCGACGACAACGCCGGGCCCGGCGACCTTGTCCGCCCGGGGCACATATTCCCGCTTCGGGCCAAGAACGGCGGCGTGCTCGTCCGCACCGGCCAGACCGAGGGCTCGGTCGACCTCTCTCGCCTTGCGGGCCTTAAACCCGCGGGCGTCATCTGCGAGATAATGAACGAGGACGGCACAATGGCCCGTATGAAGGACCTGGAGGCCTTCGCCAAAGAGCACGGGCTCATGATCGTCACCATAGCCGACATAATCGAATACAGGCTCAAGCGCGACAGGCTCGTAACGCGCGCGGCAGAGGCGACAGTGCCCACCAGGCACGCCGGAGAATGGACGGCGGTCGTCTACACCAACGACGTCGACACCCACGAGCACCTGGCCCTCGTAAAAGGGGATATAACGCCTGATGAGCCGGTGCTGGTGCGCGTCCATTCCGAATGCCTTACTGGCGACGTCTTCGGGAGCGAGCGGTGCGACTGCGGCGAGCAGCTTAAGAGCGCCATGAAGATAATTGAAAAGGAAGGGAAGGGCATACTCCTTTACATGCACCAGGAAGGGCGCGGCATCGGCCTCGTCAACAAGATAAAGGCCTACGCATTGCAGGACAAGGGGCTCGACACTGTCGAGGCCAACGAGAAGCTCGGCTTCAAGGCCGACTTGAGGGACTACGGCCTGGGCGCACAGATACTCCGGGACCTCGGGGTCGCCAAGATGCGCATACTCACGAACAACCCTAGAAAGATAAAGGGGCTCGAAGGCTTCGGCCTGGAGATAGTCGAGAGGGTGCCCATAGAGTCGGTGCCGCACAGCAGGAACGTCAAGTACCTCAGGGTCAAGAAGGACAAGCTCGGCCACCTCATCTCCAACCTCGGCGCCGAGGCCGGGGAAGAGGCGGGGACAGGCGCCGGGGCCGGCCCGTCCGAGAAGTAA
- a CDS encoding hemerythrin domain-containing protein, protein MVPQMLEIKYECQHKSCYVNCREGIISLEEELFKELSAACPGEGIFKSPRGACRMGFSQPFKVIRMQRLGEGPIEDAPSALDPSDNPLLILVEEHKAINRSLEKVEEHIKKRDLDALWVSTKELENDLVLHSGIKEEEVLFGMSKGLLPFGETLVDIIKEEHREIISLLHNFREALEINELNDGIIDSVIVSLRGHIRKEDQEFFEIVDKCLNDEIRLQITQAMREVERKYVREEAGERKMNPKRAAIQAQYDEQVSVVREAGCDTCCSH, encoded by the coding sequence ATGGTACCGCAGATGCTTGAGATAAAATACGAATGCCAGCACAAGTCCTGCTACGTGAACTGCAGGGAGGGCATCATAAGCCTTGAAGAGGAGCTCTTCAAGGAGCTTTCCGCCGCTTGTCCCGGGGAGGGCATCTTCAAGAGCCCCAGGGGGGCCTGCAGGATGGGCTTTTCGCAGCCGTTCAAGGTCATTAGGATGCAGAGGCTCGGCGAAGGCCCCATCGAGGACGCCCCCTCGGCGCTGGACCCCTCTGACAACCCGCTCCTGATCCTTGTCGAGGAGCACAAGGCCATAAACAGGAGCCTTGAAAAGGTCGAGGAGCACATAAAGAAGCGCGACCTGGACGCCCTCTGGGTCTCGACAAAGGAGCTTGAGAACGACCTGGTGCTCCACTCAGGCATCAAGGAAGAGGAGGTCCTCTTCGGCATGAGCAAGGGGCTTCTGCCCTTCGGCGAGACCCTGGTGGACATAATAAAGGAGGAGCACAGGGAGATAATCTCGCTCCTTCACAACTTCAGGGAGGCGCTCGAGATAAACGAGCTTAACGACGGCATCATCGACTCCGTGATAGTGAGCCTCAGGGGGCACATAAGGAAAGAGGACCAGGAGTTCTTTGAAATAGTCGACAAGTGCCTGAACGACGAGATACGGCTCCAGATAACCCAGGCCATGCGCGAGGTCGAGAGGAAATACGTGCGGGAAGAGGCGGGCGAGAGAAAGATGAACCCGAAGAGGGCCGCCATACAGGCCCAGTACGACGAGCAGGTCTCGGTGGTGAGGGAGGCGGGCTGCGATACCTGCTGCAGCCACTGA
- a CDS encoding NosD domain-containing protein, translated as MPRYMTKPFLAFFLVTLLLLPVSTQAATLHVPGDYRSIQEAVDAAAPSDAVVVDDGVYIENVVIEKPLALSSKNGPSAVLIQAERPDLPAIKVSGTSDVTIAGVSGTGSDVAGILVSGSSDVTVTGNAFTRNGTGIMLSGTSRSVISWNESSSNAQYGLYMEKSDGNRVESNSSTLNRDKGFFISYSNGNEITGNAVNLNTWDGIMVFSSNGNRITGNKTLRNTYGIVVSESTGNELEENTTIPNLFLILPIVLIYLGIVSYLAQKSLLKAVYKE; from the coding sequence ATGCCCAGGTATATGACCAAGCCATTCCTCGCTTTCTTTCTGGTTACCCTGCTCCTTCTGCCTGTCTCCACACAGGCCGCCACCCTGCACGTCCCGGGCGACTACAGGTCGATACAGGAGGCCGTGGACGCTGCGGCTCCGTCCGACGCCGTGGTGGTCGACGACGGCGTCTACATCGAGAACGTCGTCATTGAAAAACCCCTGGCCTTGAGCTCCAAAAACGGCCCGTCAGCCGTCCTTATCCAGGCCGAGAGGCCGGACCTGCCTGCCATAAAGGTATCCGGCACCTCGGATGTGACAATCGCCGGGGTCTCGGGCACGGGCTCTGATGTCGCCGGCATACTCGTTTCCGGCTCCTCCGATGTGACCGTGACCGGGAACGCCTTCACCAGGAACGGGACCGGGATAATGCTCTCCGGCACGAGCCGCTCGGTAATAAGCTGGAACGAGTCCAGCTCGAACGCACAGTACGGCCTCTACATGGAAAAATCGGACGGGAACAGGGTTGAGTCGAACAGCTCTACACTCAACAGGGACAAGGGCTTTTTCATAAGCTATTCGAACGGGAACGAGATAACCGGAAACGCCGTCAACCTGAACACGTGGGACGGCATAATGGTCTTTTCCTCGAACGGCAACAGGATAACCGGGAACAAGACCCTGAGGAACACCTACGGCATCGTGGTGAGCGAGTCAACGGGCAACGAGCTGGAAGAGAACACCACCATCCCCAACCTCTTCCTGATACTCCCGATAGTGCTCATCTATCTCGGGATAGTCTCCTACCTGGCCCAGAAGAGCCTGCTTAAGGCCGTATACAAGGAATAA
- the nusB gene encoding transcription antitermination factor NusB, translating to MSVRRKARETALQILYKTDISEGRAGEDLHELDSLVAGTEARRYCETLVSGIDAKRDEIDAVIERHSENWTVERMAVVDRNILRIAVYELMHSGDVPYKVAIDEAVELAKLYGTEESGAFINGIIDKVRKSLGKKPPGT from the coding sequence ATGAGCGTAAGGCGAAAGGCGCGGGAGACCGCCCTGCAGATACTCTACAAGACCGACATCTCTGAGGGCAGGGCCGGAGAGGACCTCCATGAGCTCGACTCCCTAGTCGCAGGCACCGAGGCAAGGCGGTACTGCGAAACACTCGTAAGCGGCATAGACGCGAAGCGTGACGAGATCGACGCCGTAATCGAGAGGCATTCCGAAAACTGGACCGTCGAGCGCATGGCCGTGGTAGACAGGAACATCCTCAGGATAGCGGTCTACGAGCTAATGCACTCCGGGGACGTCCCCTACAAGGTCGCCATTGACGAGGCCGTGGAGCTCGCGAAACTCTACGGCACCGAGGAGTCCGGGGCCTTTATAAACGGCATAATAGACAAGGTAAGAAAGAGCCTGGGGAAAAAGCCCCCGGGAACATAG
- a CDS encoding riboflavin synthase: MFTGIIEDVGTVKHIEKKGPFGRITVETALPLNELREGDSISVDGACLTAAGFSRGAFSADVSEETLKVTTLGGLSAGSKVNIERALTLSRPLGGHLVTGHVDGVGSIVKTARSGDYLDLEIAVPPELMAQVVKKGSIAIDGISLTVADLGPGSVRIAIIPHTLAKTTFLSKKEGMRVNIETDIIGKYVEKFFNKKESRITEGFLSEHGFGKKV; the protein is encoded by the coding sequence ATGTTCACCGGTATAATAGAAGACGTAGGCACGGTTAAACATATTGAAAAAAAAGGGCCTTTTGGTAGAATAACGGTTGAGACGGCGCTTCCCTTGAACGAGCTGAGGGAAGGGGATTCCATCTCGGTCGACGGGGCCTGCCTCACGGCGGCCGGGTTCTCCAGGGGCGCTTTCAGCGCCGACGTTAGCGAAGAGACGCTTAAAGTGACCACCCTTGGCGGGCTTTCCGCCGGAAGCAAGGTCAATATCGAGAGGGCTTTGACGCTGTCGAGGCCGCTTGGCGGACACCTCGTAACGGGCCACGTCGACGGGGTCGGGTCTATTGTAAAAACGGCCCGGAGCGGCGATTACCTGGACCTCGAAATTGCCGTCCCGCCGGAGCTCATGGCCCAGGTCGTAAAAAAGGGCTCAATAGCGATCGACGGCATAAGCTTGACGGTCGCGGACCTCGGCCCCGGGAGCGTCAGGATAGCTATAATCCCGCATACGCTCGCCAAAACGACCTTTCTTTCGAAGAAAGAGGGTATGAGGGTAAATATAGAGACCGACATAATAGGCAAGTATGTGGAGAAGTTCTTCAATAAAAAAGAGAGCCGCATAACCGAGGGTTTCCTCTCGGAGCACGGTTTCGGCAAGAAGGTCTGA
- the ribD gene encoding bifunctional diaminohydroxyphosphoribosylaminopyrimidine deaminase/5-amino-6-(5-phosphoribosylamino)uracil reductase RibD: MARHEEFMREALKLARKGLGRTSPNPAVGAVIARGGRIISSGWHRKAGLPHAEIEALSGAAGNLGNAVMYVTLEPCCHFGRTPPCTEALKRSGIKKVVIGALDPNPKVSGKGSMALKRAGIEVVSGVLEEECMAVNEAYRSFIQSSFPFVTLKLASSLDGRIATSTGESRWITGPLARKRVHSLRSVNDAVMVGRRTVERDDPELTVRLAKGRDPIRVVLDSALLTPPAASVYNGVSEGKARLIFFVTSGAPSSRIKKARDNGAEVVRVAASGKGVSVKGVLRELGKREITSVLVEGGGELASSLIKSGLVDKYVIFYGPVIIGGDGRPSVASLGVKGLAKAPRLERVTARAIDNGVVIEGYPSGKEG, from the coding sequence ATGGCGAGGCATGAGGAGTTCATGCGCGAGGCGCTAAAACTCGCCAGGAAGGGTCTCGGCAGGACCAGCCCCAACCCCGCGGTCGGCGCGGTAATAGCAAGAGGCGGACGGATAATCTCCTCAGGCTGGCACCGTAAGGCAGGCCTGCCCCATGCCGAGATAGAGGCCCTTTCAGGGGCCGCTGGAAACCTCGGGAACGCCGTCATGTACGTGACCCTCGAGCCCTGCTGCCATTTCGGCAGGACCCCGCCTTGCACCGAGGCGCTGAAGCGCTCAGGGATAAAGAAGGTAGTCATAGGGGCTCTCGACCCAAACCCGAAAGTGAGCGGGAAAGGGTCGATGGCGTTGAAGAGAGCCGGGATCGAGGTCGTCTCCGGCGTCCTCGAAGAGGAATGCATGGCGGTCAACGAGGCCTACCGGAGCTTCATCCAGAGCAGTTTCCCTTTCGTAACCTTAAAGCTCGCATCCTCCCTCGACGGCCGCATAGCGACCTCAACAGGCGAGTCCAGATGGATAACAGGGCCGCTTGCCCGTAAGCGCGTCCATAGCCTCCGTTCAGTGAACGACGCCGTAATGGTCGGGAGAAGGACCGTAGAAAGGGACGACCCGGAGCTTACGGTAAGGCTCGCGAAGGGAAGGGACCCGATAAGGGTGGTCCTCGACAGCGCCCTTCTCACCCCGCCTGCGGCAAGCGTCTATAACGGCGTAAGTGAGGGCAAGGCCAGGCTCATATTCTTTGTGACTTCCGGGGCGCCGTCTTCGCGGATTAAAAAGGCCCGGGATAACGGGGCCGAGGTGGTAAGGGTCGCCGCTTCCGGGAAAGGGGTCTCCGTAAAGGGCGTCCTCCGTGAGCTCGGAAAACGGGAGATAACGAGCGTGCTTGTCGAGGGCGGCGGCGAGCTTGCCTCCTCGCTCATAAAATCGGGCCTGGTCGACAAGTATGTCATTTTCTACGGCCCTGTAATCATCGGCGGCGACGGGAGGCCATCGGTAGCCTCTTTAGGGGTTAAAGGCCTTGCAAAGGCCCCCAGGCTCGAAAGGGTGACTGCCAGGGCCATTGACAACGGCGTTGTCATCGAGGGGTATCCGTCCGGGAAAGAGGGGTAG
- the ribE gene encoding 6,7-dimethyl-8-ribityllumazine synthase, whose product MPRVIEGNLSAKGLKVAVVLGRFNDFISERLLDGAVDTLLRSGASDGDIDVVKVPGSFEMPVAAKTLASSGRYDAVICLGCVIRGATPHFDYVAGEAAKGIAKVALDFETPVAFGVVTADNLEQAIERAGTKSGNKGRDAALTAIEMANLLKTIGKRK is encoded by the coding sequence ATGCCGAGGGTAATAGAGGGGAACCTGAGCGCCAAGGGGCTCAAGGTCGCCGTGGTCCTGGGAAGGTTCAACGACTTCATAAGCGAAAGGCTACTTGACGGCGCGGTGGATACGCTCCTCCGTAGCGGCGCATCCGATGGCGACATAGACGTCGTCAAAGTGCCGGGCTCGTTCGAGATGCCGGTAGCCGCCAAGACCCTCGCCTCAAGCGGCCGCTACGACGCCGTAATCTGCCTCGGCTGCGTCATTAGGGGCGCAACCCCCCATTTCGACTACGTCGCCGGCGAGGCGGCAAAGGGCATCGCAAAGGTCGCCCTCGATTTTGAGACGCCGGTCGCCTTTGGCGTCGTCACCGCAGACAACCTCGAACAGGCAATAGAGCGTGCGGGCACCAAATCCGGGAACAAGGGCAGGGACGCCGCGCTCACGGCCATCGAGATGGCCAACCTCCTGAAGACCATCGGGAAAAGGAAGTAA
- a CDS encoding DUF2299 family protein: MEITTPEQANAEIKKWLEENHHDVKEIKDENAVFHFEIDYPLGSMKKQRVLQPKEFPGLIVVLNGVSIANEHMEKLKGMNPNDREAFYGEIRKDLLFLKNSYDLNIDEAGVAKQVQFSYEFYYDALKKTKLYDALLLNHRTLLYIITKFNDEFGMPVMPSQKGDVGHA, translated from the coding sequence CAGGCTAATGCAGAAATCAAGAAGTGGCTTGAGGAGAACCATCACGACGTAAAGGAAATAAAAGACGAGAACGCCGTATTCCATTTCGAGATCGACTACCCGCTCGGCTCCATGAAGAAGCAGAGGGTGCTCCAGCCCAAGGAGTTCCCCGGCCTTATCGTGGTGCTGAACGGGGTCAGCATAGCGAACGAGCACATGGAGAAGCTCAAGGGCATGAACCCCAACGACAGGGAAGCCTTCTACGGGGAGATAAGGAAGGACCTCCTCTTCCTCAAGAACAGCTACGACCTCAACATAGACGAGGCCGGGGTGGCGAAGCAGGTGCAGTTCTCGTATGAGTTCTACTACGACGCGCTCAAGAAGACCAAGCTCTATGACGCGCTCCTCCTTAACCACAGGACGCTTCTTTACATCATAACGAAGTTCAACGACGAGTTCGGAATGCCCGTAATGCCCTCGCAGAAAGGCGATGTAGGTCACGCCTGA